The following DNA comes from Actinomycetota bacterium.
ATTATGTCGAAAAACTTTCTTTCTATCTGGCTTATCTCTTCTTCGCTTTTACCGTAATTCTTTTCAGCAGTGGCAATATTCCTGGCTACCCTTAAAAACATATCATTAGGGTTTTCCAGTAAGTCGCCCTTCTGGTCCCTTTTTAAGTATCTGCGCTCTAAAACCTTAACTGCATTCTCAGTTAAGATTATTTCCTTTGTACTATAATATTGATCAGATTTCTTTGTTTTATCCATAGCCCAACCTTCAAATTAAAATGTTATTCACTGATATCTATTAAAAAAGGCAAACACCTGGGATTGCTAAAATTATTATAAAATTATCATAAAATCAGAATATGTAGTGTATGTTTAAATATTAATGCACAACATATAGTATGTCAATAGAATTAAATAGATTTACTAAATTATTAATTTCCACTATCTGCAATCATGCTATATCCCAAATAATATTTGGTTTTTGTTTACCAATATTGATTTATTCTGGTATAATTCTTTTTTCCTTATATATGTTAAAATGGTGATAAATGTTAAACGCGAAAAAGGGGTGATAATGAGCTCTATAATCAAAAAAAGAAGAAAGAAAATGAGAAAAAAGAAGCATAAGAAGATGCTTAAGAAAACTAAATGGCAGAGAAGAAATAAATAATGTTTATTTTAGAAAACAATATATCTTTTTTGGATGCTCTGGACCAGAGAATACTCATTGGTGATGGAGCCATGGGAACCATGCTCCAATCCATGGGTATAGCTGAAAGTCCTGACCATTTAAACATAGATGAACAAAAAATTGAAAAAGTGATTGAAGTCCATCTGGGATACCTTAACGCTGGGTCCGATATCATACAGACCAATACCTTTGGCGCCAATCCGGTAAAACTAAAGTCTTACCAGCTGGAACAAAAAATTGAAGAGATAAATAAGAATGCAGTATTGGCAGTAAGGGAAGCTATTTCCAGGTACAGGTCTAAAACCGGCAGCAGCAGAAAAATCTTTATTGCAGCTGACATAGGTCCCCTGGGCCAATTGCTGGAGCCTTCAGGCACTATTAGTGCTGACCAGGCTATCCAGTACTTCCGCCAGCAAATTGAAATCCTGGCCGGTATGGGATCAGATGTGGTGCTGATTGAAACCATGATGGATATAAATGAAGCCTTGGCTGCCTTAAAAGCAGCCCAACAGGCAGCAGAAAAGCTGCCTGTAATATGCAGCCTGACCTTTGGCCCTAATGGGGTCACCATGATGGGAAATAAAGCCCAGGATGCGGTGAAGCAATTACAGGAGGCAGGGGCAGCAGTAGTTGGCGCTAATTGCAGCCTTGGTTCTGTTTCCATGCTGGAAGTAGCCCAGAAAATGAGAGAAGCAGATAAGAAGGCCAAATTACTGTTCCAGCCAAATGCAGGTTTACCTGTATTAAAAGATGGGCAGACTGTATATAATGAATCAGCCCAAATAATGGCTGCAAATATTGCTAAGTACCTACCCTATAATCCTTCCATAATAGGGGCCTGCTGCGGCAGTACTCCCCAGCATATACAGGAAATTATAAAAGTAGTCAGCTAAGCAGCCCTTCTATAATCAATTCTACCGCCCGGTCTTCATCCAGGCCTCTGGACATCAAAGTCTGTAGCTGTTTGGAGTCCACGCTTCCAATAGAAGCTTCGTGAGTTATATGCGCCTTGGGGTGGTTTACCTCTACTATGGGAATAGCACTGGCTTTGGCATCTCCCTGAATGATTTCTTTGCAGTCTACATGTCCCCGGGCATAGGCAGCAGAAGCCACCAGCTTATTATAGACTTCTGCCTGGGCATGGTCCCTTACTGCTACTTTGGAGGTAAGAACTCCCCTGGAGTTCTCTCCCGCCAGGTTGCCAGCTTCCCTGATTTTTATATGGTCATTTCCTTTGCCGTCGATCCTGGCTGTCATTTCCAAAACGGAGTCCGGCCCGCAATAGGTCTCATAATCGATATCAATACTGCCTACCCTTCCTTGGAGCAATTCAAACTCAGTCTTTGCCCTGGCTCCCTGCTCTAAAGTAATTTTGGCTTTGGGAATTACGGTTATTCCTCCCTGTTCACTATGGATATGCTTTTCCAGATAGGCGTAACTGGCATTTTTCCCTACCCTAATATTACCGTCCATTATATGTTTTACATCTTCTGCATTGGGAAAAACACAATGGGAATAGATCAGTATCTTGGAATTAGCCCCTATGTCCACTTTCATGATAATCTTTTGTAAAGCCCGTTTATGGGTTACCCCGAAACATAGGTGTACCGGCTTTTCTATTACTGTATTATCAGCTAGCTTTATGTTAATATCTACCCCGTCTTTAATATGTTTGGTCTTAACTTTTAAGCCCTTAACATCATGGGAATCAATAACCTTATCCCGGTCTATGATAAGCCTGGCTGTATCTTGGTCATGTATGGCCTTATGTAAATTGGCAGCATTAATTATATCTTCAATACTCATAAGCTATCTCCGTTTTTTTGTGGTTGGTTTATGTGGTCGCAAGGCAGGCATTTGTTCTCAAAGTAAAGGGAAATCTCATCTACAGTACCTTCTTTTAATACCGAGCCGCAGCATAACAGAAAAGCGTGTTCTGACTGTTTCAGTACTTCCAGGCTATGGGTTATCAGGATTATGGTAGCTCCATTTTTCTTTAGATATTTCATGGCATTAAAAATATTCTGCAAGGAAGCTACGTCTATCCCGGAATCTGGTTCATCCAGTATAACCAGCTTGGGTTCAATAGATAATATGGAGGCCAGCTCTACTTTCTTTCTTTCTCCCCCGCTTAGATTCTTATCTACTATCCTGTCCATATATTCAGCCGGATTCATCCCTACTATAGTAAGAAAAGCTTCCAGGGCCTGCCTGCTCTTATCTTTAGCTCCCGCAGAGATAAATTTTTCTACAGTTAATCCTTCAAATCTGGCCGGCTCCTGCCAGGCCATGGTTATTCCCACTTTGGCCCTCTGG
Coding sequences within:
- a CDS encoding AURKAIP1/COX24 domain-containing protein yields the protein MSSIIKKRRKKMRKKKHKKMLKKTKWQRRNK
- a CDS encoding homocysteine S-methyltransferase family protein — its product is MFILENNISFLDALDQRILIGDGAMGTMLQSMGIAESPDHLNIDEQKIEKVIEVHLGYLNAGSDIIQTNTFGANPVKLKSYQLEQKIEEINKNAVLAVREAISRYRSKTGSSRKIFIAADIGPLGQLLEPSGTISADQAIQYFRQQIEILAGMGSDVVLIETMMDINEALAALKAAQQAAEKLPVICSLTFGPNGVTMMGNKAQDAVKQLQEAGAAVVGANCSLGSVSMLEVAQKMREADKKAKLLFQPNAGLPVLKDGQTVYNESAQIMAANIAKYLPYNPSIIGACCGSTPQHIQEIIKVVS
- a CDS encoding SufD family Fe-S cluster assembly protein codes for the protein MSIEDIINAANLHKAIHDQDTARLIIDRDKVIDSHDVKGLKVKTKHIKDGVDINIKLADNTVIEKPVHLCFGVTHKRALQKIIMKVDIGANSKILIYSHCVFPNAEDVKHIMDGNIRVGKNASYAYLEKHIHSEQGGITVIPKAKITLEQGARAKTEFELLQGRVGSIDIDYETYCGPDSVLEMTARIDGKGNDHIKIREAGNLAGENSRGVLTSKVAVRDHAQAEVYNKLVASAAYARGHVDCKEIIQGDAKASAIPIVEVNHPKAHITHEASIGSVDSKQLQTLMSRGLDEDRAVELIIEGLLS
- a CDS encoding ATP-binding cassette domain-containing protein; the encoded protein is MSILSIKDLKWSINGNHILNNINMDFTQGLIHAVVGPNGVGKTTLGNVIMGIEGYRDFEGDLIYEGKSIKKMDLYQRAKVGITMAWQEPARFEGLTVEKFISAGAKDKSRQALEAFLTIVGMNPAEYMDRIVDKNLSGGERKKVELASILSIEPKLVILDEPDSGIDVASLQNIFNAMKYLKKNGATIILITHSLEVLKQSEHAFLLCCGSVLKEGTVDEISLYFENKCLPCDHINQPQKNGDSL